The Palaemon carinicauda isolate YSFRI2023 chromosome 43, ASM3689809v2, whole genome shotgun sequence genome window below encodes:
- the LOC137633488 gene encoding ADP/ATP translocase 3-like, translating into MVLQGEDPTGIAVRIRSSGDVALHGRVKGGVGSPSARRDSRGKVVPGGEAPPHKAARASGSSKGPLNIRPSPSGKHNSPHVRQRHRGGLHKETRKIEVKGAVRSHVSDPGMGREKSHHSHSQVHSRERKRSSRRPQQGRPQNFLGGVDKKTQFWRFFLGNLASGGAAGATSLCFVYPLDFARTRLAADIGKGPEQREFKGLGDCLVRIAKADGIGGLYRGFGVSVQGIIIYRAAFFGLYDTAKGMIPGNVGILISWAIAQTVTTISGIISYSFDTVRRRMMMQSGRKGADIMYKNTIDCWRKIAAQEGGSASFKGAFSNVLRGTGGALVLVMYDEIQLLLFGTKSGGGE; encoded by the exons ATGGTCCTACAGGGCGAAGACCCTACGGGGATTGCCGTTCGCAtccgctcctccggagatgttgctcttcacggacgcgtcaaaggaggggtggggagcccatctgctcgaagagacagcagagggaaagtggtccccggaggagaagcTCCTCCACATAAAGCTGCTCGAGCTTCTGGCAGCTCAAAAGGCCCTCTCAATATTCGCCCATCGCCTTCAGGGAAACacaatagccctcatgtgcgacaacgccaccgtggtggcctacataaagaaacaaggaagaTTGAagtcaagggagctgtgcgatctcacgtCTCAGATCCTGGAATGGGACGAGAGAAAtcacatcattctcacagccaggttcattccagggaaaggaaacgttctagccgacggcctcagcagggcagg CCGCAGAATTTCCTTGGCGGCGTTGACAAGAAGACGCAGTTCTGGCGTTTCTTCTTAGGTAACCTCGCTTCTGGCGGTGCTGCCGGTGCAACCTCCCTCTGCTTTGTGTATCCTCTTGACTTCGCTCGAACCAG GTTGGCTGCCGATATTGGCAAGGGCCCCGAACAGAGAGAATTCAAGGGACTTGGCGACTGCCTCGTCAGAATTGCCAAGGCCGACGGCATCGGCGGTCTCTACCGTGGCTTCGGAGTGTCCGTCCAGGGCATCATCATCTACCGCGCCGCCTTCTTCGGTCTCTACGACACCGCCAAGGGCATGATCCCAGGCAACGTCGGCATCCTCATCTCCTGGGCCATCGCCCAGACCGTCACCACCATCTCCGGCATCATCTCCTATTCCTTCGACACCGTGCGTAGGCGCATGATGATGCAGTCCGGCCGCAAGGGCGCCGACATCATGTACAAGAACACCATCGACTGCTGGAGGAAGATCGCAGCCCAGGAGGGTGGCTCCGCCTCCTTCAAGGGAGCCTTCTCCAACGTCCTCAGAGGTACCGGCGGCGCCCTCGTCCTCGTCATGTACGACGAGATCCAGCTCCTCCTCTTCGGAACCAAGTCCGGCGGCGGAGAGTAA